In Actinoplanes derwentensis, the following proteins share a genomic window:
- a CDS encoding ABC transporter ATP-binding protein, which translates to MLIKLLRVHLRPYRKEITLVVLFQFFQTIATLYLPALNADIIDNGVVKGDTAYVMQVGAGMLGMTLLQIAAQIVAVYFGARTAMAVGRDLRSSIFTRVQTFSAREVGQFGAPSLITRTTNDVQQIQMLVLLTFTLMVSAPIMCVGGIVLALREDAPLSSLLLVVVPILVTVIGLIIARMRPLFRSMQVRIDRVNQVMREQITGIRVIRAFVRDDHERARYGVANAELTDVSLRVGKIMALMFPTVMLIVNISSVAVIWFGGVRIDSGGMQIGALTAFVSYLMQILMSIMMATFMFMMIPRAEVCAERIEEVLSTDSSVVPPKTPVTSLARHGELELRDVGFHYPGAEAGVLSGVHLTARPNEITAIIGSTGSGKTTLLNLVPRLFDATEGQVLVDGVDVREIDPDLLAKVIGLVPQKPYLFTGTVGSNLRYGNPDATDEELWQALDIAQARSFVESMDGQLDAPIAQGGTNVSGGQRQRLAIARTLVHRPEVYLFDDSFSALDYATDAALRSALTAHITGATVVIVDQRVSTIRDADRIIVLDDGKVVGTGTHEDLMANSPTYREIVLSQLTVEEASTR; encoded by the coding sequence ATGCTGATCAAGTTGTTGAGAGTTCATCTACGGCCGTACCGCAAAGAGATCACCCTGGTGGTGCTCTTCCAGTTCTTCCAGACCATCGCCACTCTGTACCTGCCGGCGCTCAACGCCGACATCATCGACAACGGCGTGGTCAAGGGCGACACCGCCTACGTCATGCAGGTCGGCGCCGGGATGCTCGGCATGACCCTGTTGCAGATCGCCGCGCAGATCGTGGCGGTCTACTTCGGCGCCCGGACCGCGATGGCCGTCGGCCGGGACCTGCGTTCCTCGATCTTCACCCGGGTCCAGACCTTCTCGGCCCGTGAGGTGGGCCAGTTCGGCGCGCCGTCGCTGATCACCCGGACCACCAACGACGTCCAGCAGATCCAGATGCTGGTCCTGCTCACCTTCACGCTGATGGTGTCGGCGCCGATCATGTGTGTCGGCGGCATCGTGCTGGCCCTGCGCGAGGATGCTCCGCTCTCCTCGTTGCTGCTGGTCGTCGTGCCGATTCTGGTCACCGTGATCGGCCTGATCATCGCCCGGATGCGGCCGCTGTTCCGCTCCATGCAGGTGCGCATCGACCGGGTCAACCAGGTGATGCGCGAGCAGATCACCGGCATCCGGGTGATCCGTGCCTTCGTCCGCGACGACCACGAGCGGGCCCGGTACGGCGTGGCCAACGCCGAACTGACCGACGTGTCCCTGCGGGTCGGCAAGATCATGGCGCTGATGTTCCCGACCGTGATGCTGATCGTGAACATCTCCAGCGTGGCGGTGATCTGGTTCGGTGGCGTGCGGATCGACTCCGGCGGCATGCAGATCGGTGCGCTCACCGCGTTCGTCAGTTATCTGATGCAGATCCTGATGTCGATCATGATGGCGACCTTCATGTTCATGATGATCCCGCGTGCCGAGGTCTGTGCCGAGCGGATCGAGGAGGTGCTGAGCACCGACTCCAGCGTGGTGCCGCCGAAGACGCCGGTCACCAGCCTGGCCCGGCACGGCGAACTGGAGTTGCGTGATGTCGGGTTCCACTATCCCGGGGCCGAGGCAGGTGTGCTTTCGGGGGTACATCTGACCGCCCGCCCGAACGAGATCACCGCGATCATCGGCAGCACCGGCAGCGGCAAGACCACCCTGCTCAACCTGGTTCCCCGGCTCTTCGACGCCACCGAGGGCCAGGTCCTGGTGGACGGGGTGGACGTCCGGGAGATCGACCCGGATCTGCTGGCGAAGGTGATCGGCCTGGTCCCGCAGAAGCCGTACCTGTTCACCGGCACGGTCGGATCCAACCTGCGGTACGGCAATCCGGACGCCACCGACGAGGAACTCTGGCAGGCCCTCGACATCGCCCAGGCCCGGTCCTTCGTGGAGTCGATGGACGGGCAGCTGGACGCCCCGATCGCGCAGGGCGGCACCAACGTGTCCGGCGGCCAGCGGCAGCGCCTCGCGATCGCCCGCACCCTCGTGCACCGGCCGGAGGTCTACCTCTTCGACGACTCGTTCTCGGCGCTCGACTACGCCACCGACGCGGCGTTGCGGTCCGCCCTGACCGCGCACATCACCGGCGCCACCGTGGTGATCGTGGACCAGCGGGTCAGCACCATTCGCGACGCCGACCGGATCATCGTGCTCGACGACGGCAAGGTGGTCGGCACCGGAACCCATGAGGACCTGATGGCGAACAGCCCGACATACCGCGAGATCGTCCTGTCCCAGCTCACGGTCGAGGAGGCGAGCACCCGATGA